The Xiphophorus couchianus unplaced genomic scaffold, X_couchianus-1.0 Scaffold1000102, whole genome shotgun sequence genome includes a region encoding these proteins:
- the gorab gene encoding RAB6-interacting golgin: MSGWAGFSEEELRRIQQKDSAGPPAAPRGRKPPTSSRSRQQMQREKALQLAGSQTLLPGQQLSKPPLTIEGQPPDQTGAPSAGQEKQQKPANMKQNEEHRPKAEEEKKEEILVVKELEKQEVEMREKTRLEQLQQEQKVIEERNKLTKALLAKTIAEKSKQTQAEAVKLRRIQKELQALDDMVSNDIGILRGRIEQASWDYSAARKRYEKAEAEYVAAKLDLHRKTEVKEQLTEHLYAIIQQNELRKACKLQQLMEELQLQEELQQQQEEEEQSRAAAAEPQRNGSGEAAAPSALGGAEALQQEALDQLNTEPDCKRSENCDVVRPLTC; the protein is encoded by the exons ATGAGCGGCTGGGCGGGTTTTTCTGAAGAGGAGCTGCGGAGAATCCAGCagaaag ACTCCGCTGGACCTCCTGCTGCTCCCCGCGGTAGGAAGCCTCCGACATCCAGCCGGAGCCGGCAACAGATGCAGCGGGAGAAAGCGCTCCAGTTAGCCGGCTCACAGACCCTGCTGCCGGGGCAACAACTCAGCAAACCACCGCTGACGATAGAAGGTCAGCCTCCAGACCAGACAGGAGCTCCTTCTGCCGGAcaggagaagcagcagaaacccgCCAACATGAAGCAGAATGAGGAGCACCGCCCgaaagcagaggaggagaaaaaggaggagaTACTTGTGGTGAAAGAGCTGGAGAAGCAGGAGGTGGAGAT gagagaaaagacgcgtctggagcagctgcagcaggagcagaaAGTCATCGAGGAGCGGAACAAGCTGACCAAAGCACTTCTGGCTAAAACGATCGCTGAGAA GTCCAAACAGACCCAAGCCGAGGCGGTGAAGCTGAGGCGGATCCAGAAGGAGCTGCAGGCGCTCGACGACATGGTGTCCAACGACATCGGCATCCTGCGGGGCCGGATAGAGCAGGCCAGCTGGGACTACAGCGCCGCCAG GAAGCGTTATGAGAAGGCCGAGGCCGAGTACGTGGCGGCCAAGCTGGACCTGCACAGGAAGACGGAGGTGAAAGAGCAGCTGACCGAGCATCTGTACGCCATCATCCAGCAGAACGAGCTGCGCAAAGCCTgcaagctgcagcagctgatggaggagctgcagctgcaggaggagctgcagcagcagcaggaggaggaggagcagagcagagccGCCGCTGCAGAGCCTCAGAGGAACGGCagcggtgaggcagcagcgccATCAGCCCTTGGCGGCGCTGAGGCGctccagcaggaggcgctggaCCAACTGAACACAGAACCAGACTGTAAACGGTCAGAAAACTGTGATGTGGttcgacctttgacctgctga